AATGAAGAAAGTGCTTGACATTATTTTTTGTCATGAGAAAAAGCTAATTTGTATAAAATAACTTTTTGTTTGTCCTAAAAATGAATTCGAGTAAAGCGATATCTCTAAATTCATTGAAAAAAGATTATGAAGTTGAAAAAGGAAATACTGCAAAATATTCTAATACTTATTGTTATTTACGCGCTTAGGGAAGTGGGAGAAATATTGATGGGGAAGAATGGCACAAGCTTAAATAGTGAATTGCATAAGCATGTTCTTACCTGTACTTTTTATTTGTCATTTACAACTGTATATTTTATAAACTATTTGGTATTGGTTCCAAGGTTTATTGTTCAAAAAAAGTATGTTCAATACGGCTTTTCGTTTTTAGGGCTGATGCTCGTTTTTGCTTGTGTTCGGTTTATGCTTGAAGAAGTGATTCTATTCAAGATTTTTGGCGAGCATAATTATTTCTTCGAAGGTTCAAATATTATTGGGGTTTATCTGGTTGATTCATTTTACTATACCTTGGTGGCTGTTTTATTGAGTGTTGTTATTAGTCTTCTTTACCGATACAATGAGAAGTCTCAAGAAATGCATCAGCTTGAGTTAGCTCATCAAAAAGCGCAAATGTCAGCATTGAAATCGCAAATAAGTCCTCATTTTTTATTCAATACACTTAATAGTTTCTATGTGGAGCTGTTCGACACTCATCCGGAAACAGCGAATGATATATTAAAGCTGTGCAACTTATTAAGGTATGTTACTTATGAGACGAGTACTGATTATGTGACTGTCGAAAAGGAGATTTCATTTATTAAAGATTATATGTATTTTTTTGAGCGTCGTTATGAAGACAATTTTTTTGTTGAGTTGAATATTCATGGAGATGTAAGAGACGAGCAAGTCCCATCCTTGATATTAATTCACTTTATCGAAAATGTCTGCAAGCACGGAATCATCAGTCAGGAAGATAAGCCGGCTTTCATAGACATTTATATCAATACCGAGGAAAATAAACTGGAAGTGATAACGAAAAATCATATAAACATTTCGGAAAAATATCATGAATCAGGAATTGGCACTGAAAATATTAGAAAGAGACTGGAAGTGCTCTATGGGGACGCTTTTGAATTATATTATCAACAAGATGACCATCAATTTGAAGCTTACCTGAGCATGCCATTGCAAATTATTTCAAACAAAACAGAACTGTCGCATGACTTCATTACATAAATGCATCATCGTGGATGATGAACCGCCTGCTATTCGATTGATGGAGAAATTTATCGAAAAGGTTAATTTTCTTACAGTGGAGGAGACGTTTACAAATCCGCTTAAGGCTTTGCAATATGTCGAAGCTAATCAGGTGGATGTAATCTTCTTGGATATACAAATGCCGGAAATTTCCGGAATCCAGCTGTCCAAATTGATTAGTCAGGATATTAAGGTGATTTTCACAACTGCTTATTCCCAGTTTGCTTTGGAAAGCTATGATATGGGAGCAGTGGACTATTTGTTGAAGCCGGTGAGTTTTGACAGATTTTACAAGGCAGTGATGAAGCTTCAAGAATCCAAGATGACCGATGCAATCACTGTGACTGAGGAGTATTTCTTCGTCAAGACCGATGGCAAGAATAAATTTGTTAAGATTTTTCTCAAGGATATTTTGTTCGTAGAAGGGCTGAAAAACTATGTGTCTATCCAGCTTAAAGATGAGAAAATCATCACTTATAGCTCTTTAAAGTCATTTTATGAAAGCCTTCCAAGCCAAGGTTTCATACAGGTGCATAAGTCTTTTATCGCATCGATCAAAAATATCAGCAAGATTGACAATGATTTGATTTGGATCGATGAGCATGAACTGCCACTTGGCAATACATACAAAAAGGCTTTTTT
The Aureibacter tunicatorum DNA segment above includes these coding regions:
- a CDS encoding sensor histidine kinase, with translation MKLKKEILQNILILIVIYALREVGEILMGKNGTSLNSELHKHVLTCTFYLSFTTVYFINYLVLVPRFIVQKKYVQYGFSFLGLMLVFACVRFMLEEVILFKIFGEHNYFFEGSNIIGVYLVDSFYYTLVAVLLSVVISLLYRYNEKSQEMHQLELAHQKAQMSALKSQISPHFLFNTLNSFYVELFDTHPETANDILKLCNLLRYVTYETSTDYVTVEKEISFIKDYMYFFERRYEDNFFVELNIHGDVRDEQVPSLILIHFIENVCKHGIISQEDKPAFIDIYINTEENKLEVITKNHINISEKYHESGIGTENIRKRLEVLYGDAFELYYQQDDHQFEAYLSMPLQIISNKTELSHDFIT
- a CDS encoding LytTR family DNA-binding domain-containing protein, encoding MTSLHKCIIVDDEPPAIRLMEKFIEKVNFLTVEETFTNPLKALQYVEANQVDVIFLDIQMPEISGIQLSKLISQDIKVIFTTAYSQFALESYDMGAVDYLLKPVSFDRFYKAVMKLQESKMTDAITVTEEYFFVKTDGKNKFVKIFLKDILFVEGLKNYVSIQLKDEKIITYSSLKSFYESLPSQGFIQVHKSFIASIKNISKIDNDLIWIDEHELPLGNTYKKAFFEKIMENQLLKS